In one window of Aphidius gifuensis isolate YNYX2018 linkage group LG4, ASM1490517v1, whole genome shotgun sequence DNA:
- the LOC122855009 gene encoding RILP-like protein homolog isoform X5, with product MPLYLRTFNNSIAKMEEYTPGSDVSVVDVYDIASEIGKECEKMIDTFGAEAVTGLMPKVISALELLENLATRKEREVTTVQELTSRISQLENDKIGKAEDRQRFEKEVEQTEEYWRQESRDLVGMVTRLQDENRRLAHALQESRNDSQDSGKQINTYKISAFTASQEVDVGVLQRLRGLIDQQRDQIRARDRELSQKNLEIENLTAQVEKLTSVGRELKRKQRQAQMQSRGLVEERADFLAQLQDQNRELINLRARLGLARKENEDLTKSQGCPDLTNKVIYDLDDPDRPRFTTAELKEILHERNELKARVSDLEDELDLYRPKPETPEDERDGPVQGPLPYEPDDAPWKKSSESGIRKFFRKIFSETSGSFLGGSSPRRSLSSLSKMALSGNGATDTSI from the exons atgccGCTTTACTTGAGAACCTTCAACAATTCGATTGCTAAAATGGAAGAATATACACCTGGTTCAGATGTATCCGTTGTTGATGTTTATGATATTGCATCAGAAATTGGTAAAGAAtgtgaaaaaatgattgatacATTTGGTGCTGAAGCCGTAACTGGTCTTATGCCCAAAGTTATCAGTGCACTTGAGCTTTTGGAAAATTTAGCAACAAGAAAAGAACGAGAAGTTACAACCGTTCAAGAATTAACATCGAGAATATCACAATtggaaaatgataaaattggtAAAGCTGAAGATAGACAAAGATTTGAAAAG gaAGTTGAACAAACTGAGGAATACTGGAGGCAAGAATCCCGAGATCTAGTTGGCATGGTAACACGTCTACAAGACGAAAATCGTCGATTGGCTCACGCACTCCAAGAATCACGAAATGACAGTCAGGACAGCGGTAAACAAA TTAACACTTATAAAATTTCAGCTTTTACTGCAAGTCAGGAAGTTGACGTTGGAGTTTTGCAGCGTCTCAGAGGATTGATAGATCAGCAACGTGATCAAATTCGTGCAAGAGACAGAGAACTTTCCCAAAAAAACTTAGAGATTGAAAAT ttAACAgctcaagttgaaaaattgacATCAGTAGGTCGAGAGTTGAAGCGTAAACAACGTCAAGCTCAAATGCAATCTCGTGGCTTAGTTGAAGAACGTGCTGATTTTCTAGCTCAATTGCAGGATCAAAATcgtgaattaataaatttacgtgCACGTCTTGGTTTAGCACGCAAAGAAAATGAAGATTTAACAAAATCTCAAGGTTGTCCTGATTTAACAAACAAAGTAATTTACGATTTGGATGATCCTGACAGACCGCGCTTTACCACCGCTGAGCTTAAAGAAATATTACATGAAAGAAACGAACTGAAAGCTAGAGTATCTGATCTCGAAGATGAACTTGATCTTTACAGACCAAAACCAGAAAC accTGAAGATGAAAGAGATGGTCCAGTTCAAGGCCCGCTCCCTTATGAGCCAGATGATGCTCCTTGGAAAAAATCATCTGAATCTGGCATTCGCAAATt CTtccgaaaaatattttctgagACGAGTGGAAGTTTTCTCGGTGGTAGCAGTCCAAGAAGAAGTCTTTCTAGTCTATCCAAAATGGCTCTCTCTGGCAACGGCGCAACTGATACATCAATATAA
- the LOC122855009 gene encoding RILP-like protein homolog isoform X10 — protein sequence MPLYLRTFNNSIAKMEEYTPGSDVSVVDVYDIASEIGKECEKMIDTFGAEAVTGLMPKVISALELLENLATRKEREVTTVQELTSRISQLENDKIGKAEDRQRFEKEVEQTEEYWRQESRDLVGMVTRLQDENRRLAHALQESRNDSQDSGKQINTYKISAFTASQEVDVGVLQRLRGLIDQQRDQIRARDRELSQKNLEIENLTAQVEKLTSVGRELKRKQRQAQMQSRGLVEERADFLAQLQDQNRELINLRARLGLARKENEDLTKSQGCPDLTNKVIYDLDDPDRPRFTTAELKEILHERNELKARVSDLEDELDLYRPKPETKWSTSI from the exons atgccGCTTTACTTGAGAACCTTCAACAATTCGATTGCTAAAATGGAAGAATATACACCTGGTTCAGATGTATCCGTTGTTGATGTTTATGATATTGCATCAGAAATTGGTAAAGAAtgtgaaaaaatgattgatacATTTGGTGCTGAAGCCGTAACTGGTCTTATGCCCAAAGTTATCAGTGCACTTGAGCTTTTGGAAAATTTAGCAACAAGAAAAGAACGAGAAGTTACAACCGTTCAAGAATTAACATCGAGAATATCACAATtggaaaatgataaaattggtAAAGCTGAAGATAGACAAAGATTTGAAAAG gaAGTTGAACAAACTGAGGAATACTGGAGGCAAGAATCCCGAGATCTAGTTGGCATGGTAACACGTCTACAAGACGAAAATCGTCGATTGGCTCACGCACTCCAAGAATCACGAAATGACAGTCAGGACAGCGGTAAACAAA TTAACACTTATAAAATTTCAGCTTTTACTGCAAGTCAGGAAGTTGACGTTGGAGTTTTGCAGCGTCTCAGAGGATTGATAGATCAGCAACGTGATCAAATTCGTGCAAGAGACAGAGAACTTTCCCAAAAAAACTTAGAGATTGAAAAT ttAACAgctcaagttgaaaaattgacATCAGTAGGTCGAGAGTTGAAGCGTAAACAACGTCAAGCTCAAATGCAATCTCGTGGCTTAGTTGAAGAACGTGCTGATTTTCTAGCTCAATTGCAGGATCAAAATcgtgaattaataaatttacgtgCACGTCTTGGTTTAGCACGCAAAGAAAATGAAGATTTAACAAAATCTCAAGGTTGTCCTGATTTAACAAACAAAGTAATTTACGATTTGGATGATCCTGACAGACCGCGCTTTACCACCGCTGAGCTTAAAGAAATATTACATGAAAGAAACGAACTGAAAGCTAGAGTATCTGATCTCGAAGATGAACTTGATCTTTACAGACCAAAACCAGAAAC CAAGTGGTCAACCAgcatttaa